The bacterium genome has a window encoding:
- a CDS encoding YifB family Mg chelatase-like AAA ATPase, with protein MLARATAATPWGIEARPVDVEVDVQNGLPQIQIVGLPDTAVRESRERVRAAIKNCGFPLPPRSIVVNLAPADIRKAGNHLDLAIALSLLTALEQLPPESLEGRLFCGELGLDGGVRSIRGGLAIADLGRELEARELILPTANAGEAAALDALPVIGVDSLTETLEHLLGIRRVRATRGTRGFSGNGGSASESGIDLSDVRGQETAKRCLEIAAGGGHNLLFIGPPGAGKTMLARCLPALLPPLSLVEATELTKIVSMVSDRPPSGLVGLRPFRSPHTGTSTAAMIGGGSLPKPGEVSLAHTGVLFLDELPEFKRDALEALRQPLEGGSVTVVRMRARLSFPARFALLAAMNPCPCGHHGDRRNECYCSPLQVENYRRRVSGPLLDRIDLHVEVPAVELKDLRSPGGETSETVAARVLEARSRQQRRLEGSLAVPCNANMGNANLRAHCQLDSSAQTLLDSAFERLGLSARALTRILKVARTIADLSGGDQIGPAHVAEAIQYRSLDRRLCH; from the coding sequence ATGCTCGCGCGCGCCACAGCGGCCACACCTTGGGGAATCGAGGCTCGCCCCGTGGACGTCGAGGTCGACGTCCAGAACGGCCTACCTCAGATCCAGATCGTCGGCCTGCCCGATACCGCCGTTCGCGAGAGCCGGGAGCGAGTCCGCGCCGCAATCAAGAACTGCGGTTTCCCGCTGCCGCCGCGCTCGATTGTCGTCAACCTGGCGCCGGCCGATATCCGAAAGGCCGGCAATCACCTGGACCTCGCGATTGCCCTGAGCCTGCTCACGGCGCTCGAACAGCTGCCGCCCGAGAGCCTGGAAGGTCGCCTCTTCTGCGGCGAGCTCGGGCTCGACGGTGGCGTCCGGTCCATTCGCGGCGGTCTCGCGATCGCGGACCTCGGGCGCGAGTTAGAAGCTCGCGAGCTGATCCTACCGACGGCCAACGCCGGCGAGGCCGCGGCTCTCGACGCCCTTCCGGTGATCGGTGTCGACTCCCTCACCGAGACGCTCGAGCACCTCCTGGGCATCAGGCGCGTCCGAGCCACCCGCGGTACGCGAGGCTTTTCCGGCAACGGCGGCAGCGCCTCCGAAAGTGGAATCGATCTCTCGGACGTGCGGGGGCAGGAGACCGCCAAGCGCTGCCTTGAGATCGCCGCCGGTGGCGGGCACAACCTGCTTTTCATCGGTCCTCCGGGAGCCGGCAAAACCATGCTCGCTCGCTGTCTTCCCGCCCTGCTTCCGCCGCTCTCCCTCGTCGAGGCCACCGAGCTCACCAAAATCGTGTCGATGGTGTCTGACCGGCCACCGTCGGGACTGGTCGGGCTGCGCCCGTTTCGCAGCCCGCACACCGGAACGTCGACCGCCGCCATGATCGGCGGCGGCTCCCTGCCCAAGCCCGGCGAGGTCAGTCTCGCGCACACCGGAGTTCTGTTCCTGGACGAGCTGCCGGAGTTCAAGCGCGACGCGCTGGAGGCCTTGCGCCAGCCGCTCGAGGGCGGCTCGGTGACGGTCGTCCGAATGCGAGCGCGGCTGAGCTTCCCGGCCCGGTTCGCGCTCCTGGCGGCCATGAATCCCTGCCCGTGCGGCCATCACGGCGATCGCCGCAACGAGTGCTACTGCTCGCCGCTACAGGTCGAGAACTATCGCCGCCGAGTCTCGGGTCCCCTTCTCGACCGCATCGATCTTCACGTCGAGGTGCCGGCGGTCGAGTTGAAGGACCTGCGCTCCCCCGGCGGCGAGACCTCCGAGACCGTAGCGGCTCGGGTACTCGAGGCGCGCAGCCGGCAGCAGCGGCGGCTCGAAGGCTCGCTGGCGGTCCCCTGCAACGCCAACATGGGCAACGCCAACCTGCGAGCGCACTGCCAACTCGACAGCTCCGCTCAGACCCTCCTCGACAGCGCCTTCGAGAGGCTCGGCCTCTCCGCCCGGGCTCTCACCAGAATCCTCAAGGTCGCCCGCACCATCGCCGACCTTTCGGGCGGCGACCAGATCGGCCCTGCGCATGTGGCGGAAGCGATCCAGTACCGGAGCCTGGATCGCCGCCTCTGCCATTGA
- a CDS encoding LemA family protein, with amino-acid sequence MKAAVGCLLAVLGLVGLVVFWVFGAYNGLVGAEERVTTAWAQVETAYQRRADLIPNLVATVKGAADFEQETLNQVIAARSKATQVGIEATPDLLNNPDAFARFQQAQDGLSSALSRLLVVVERYPELKAVAAFQDLMVQLEGTENRISVERNRFNEAARAYNTRIRRVPTAWFIDLLGWPFEAKSYFASQPGAEEAPAVDFQSE; translated from the coding sequence ATGAAAGCTGCTGTCGGGTGTTTGTTGGCTGTTTTGGGGCTCGTGGGACTGGTTGTCTTCTGGGTCTTCGGGGCCTACAACGGATTGGTGGGAGCCGAAGAGCGCGTCACCACCGCGTGGGCACAGGTCGAGACTGCGTACCAGCGCCGGGCCGATCTGATTCCCAATCTGGTGGCGACCGTCAAGGGCGCGGCGGACTTCGAACAGGAGACGCTGAATCAGGTGATCGCAGCCCGGTCCAAAGCGACGCAGGTTGGTATCGAGGCTACTCCCGACCTGCTCAACAACCCGGATGCATTCGCGCGTTTTCAGCAGGCTCAGGACGGTCTGTCGTCGGCTCTCAGTCGGCTTCTGGTGGTGGTCGAGCGCTATCCCGAGCTCAAGGCGGTAGCCGCCTTTCAGGACCTGATGGTTCAGCTCGAGGGCACCGAGAACCGGATCTCGGTCGAGCGGAACCGCTTCAACGAAGCGGCTCGGGCCTACAACACGCGGATTCGCCGGGTACCGACGGCGTGGTTCATCGACCTACTCGGCTGGCCCTTCGAGGCCAAGAGCTACTTCGCCTCGCAGCCGGGTGCCGAAGAAGCGCCGGCAGTGGACTTTCAGTCGGAGTAG